In Solenopsis invicta isolate M01_SB chromosome 1, UNIL_Sinv_3.0, whole genome shotgun sequence, one genomic interval encodes:
- the LOC120356850 gene encoding E3 ubiquitin-protein ligase HUWE1-like isoform X1 gives MEKTKLEYIRLMCQMKMTGAICKQFNGSGALRGFNQADCSKFLQFITGTSKVSLQSFAALEGMNGIQKFQIHREDKLTDRLSFAHICFNQLDLPVYETYDKL, from the exons atggaaaagaccaaacttgaatatattaggctcatgtgtcaaatgaaaatgactgGAGCAATTTGTAAGCA ATTCAATGGTTCTGGTGCATTGCGAGGTTTTAATCAAGCGGATTGTTCGAAGTTCTTACAATTTATCACTGGTACATCTAAAGTGTCGTTACAAAGTTTTGCTGCGTTAGAAGGCATGAACGGCATACAAAAGTTCCAAATTCACAGAGAAGACAAGTTGACAGACAGGCTTTCATTTGCacatatttg tttCAATCAACTGGATTTGCCAGTGTACGAGACGTATGATAAACTCTAA
- the LOC105206832 gene encoding protein ALP1-like, whose amino-acid sequence MTVMQFEELLHLVAPAITKQTAIREPLPPAERLSITLRYLATGDSMHSMSYHFLAGVSTISHVIGETCDAIWNCIRQKVIPPSKTTEEWLHLAKEFEEKWDFNHCVGAIDGKHVIIECPPKAGSSYYNYKKTHSIVLLGICDAQYMFTFVDIGAYGRRSDGGIFRDSTMGLKFASKEMNVPAPEPLSPGGPPLPYVLVGDEAFQLSDYLLRPYPGKGGLNDERNIYNYRLSRARRTIENTFGILVSQWRILKRPINCSIEKTISIVKAIICLHNWIRQMDIEENQYVTSTLIDRESDDGFIPGSWRNCTDNSALENITQCGSNNSSRQAMQIREEFCKYFNSEGAIPSQFYHC is encoded by the exons ATGACAGTTATGCAATTTGAAGAATTGTTACACTTAGTGGCACCTGCAATCACTAAACAAACGGCAATTAGAGAACCGTTACCTCCTGCAGAGCGACTATCTATAACATTGAG atatttagcaACTGGTGATTCGATGCATTCAATGTCATATCACTTTCTCGCTGGAGTTTCAACAATAAGCCACGTTATAGGTGAAACATGCGATGCTATATGGAACTGTATTCGTCAGAAAGTGATCCCACCATCAAAAACAACAGAGGAATGGCTACACCTTGCTAAAGAATTTGAAGAGAAATGGGATTTCAATCATTGCGTAGGCGCAATTGACGGCAAACATGTTATTATTGAA TGTCCACCTAAAGCAGGctcatcttattataattataagaagacTCACAGTATTGTGCTCCTCGGAATTTGTGACGCACAATATATGTTCACGTTCGTTGATATAGGAGCCTACGGTCGTCGCAGTGACGGTGGTATTTTTAGAGATTCAACGATGGGTCTAAAATTTGCATCAAAGGAAATGAACGTACCTGCACCAGAACCTCTCAGCCCAGGTGGACCTCCTTTACCATATGTTCTAGTGGGCGATGAAGCCTTTCAATTGTCAGATTATTTACTCCGGCCTTATCCAGGAAAAGGCGGTTTAAACGACGAgcgaaatatttataactatcgATTGAGTCGAGCTAGGAGAACAATCGAAAATACATTTGGTATTTTAGTCAGTCAATGGAGAATTTTGAAGCGACCAATCAATTGTAGTATAGAAAAGACAATTTCAATTGTTAAAGCCATTATATGCCTCCATAATTGGATTCGTCAGAtggatattgaagaaaatcaaTATGTTACTTCAACACTAATTGATCGAGAGAGTGATGACGGCTTTATTCCAGGTTCTTGGAGAAATTGCACGGATAATAGTGCATTAGAAAACATAACTCAGTGCGGTTCTAATAATAGTTCTCGTCAAGCGATGCAAATTCGCGAAgaattctgtaaatattttaatagtgaaGGTGCCATACCAAGTCAATTCTATCATTGTTAG
- the LOC120356850 gene encoding E3 ubiquitin-protein ligase HUWE1-like isoform X2 produces the protein MVLVCRFNGSGALRGFNQADCSKFLQFITGTSKVSLQSFAALEGMNGIQKFQIHREDKLTDRLSFAHICFNQLDLPVYETYDKL, from the exons atggttctggtgtgtag ATTCAATGGTTCTGGTGCATTGCGAGGTTTTAATCAAGCGGATTGTTCGAAGTTCTTACAATTTATCACTGGTACATCTAAAGTGTCGTTACAAAGTTTTGCTGCGTTAGAAGGCATGAACGGCATACAAAAGTTCCAAATTCACAGAGAAGACAAGTTGACAGACAGGCTTTCATTTGCacatatttg tttCAATCAACTGGATTTGCCAGTGTACGAGACGTATGATAAACTCTAA
- the LOC113006316 gene encoding E3 ubiquitin-protein ligase HUWE1-like → MEKTKLEYIRLMCQMKMTGAICKQFNGSGALRGLNQADCSKFLQFITGTSKVPLQSFAALEGMNGIQKFQIHREDKLTDRLSFAHICFNQLDLPVYETYDKL, encoded by the exons atggaaaagaccaaacttgaatatattaggctcatgtgtcaaatgaaaatgactgGAGCAATTTGTAAGCA ATTCAATGGTTCTGGTGCATTGCGAGGTTTAAATCAAGCGGATTGTTCGAAGTTCTTACAATTTATCACTGGTACATCTAAAGTGCCGTTACAAAGTTTTGCTGCGTTAGAAGGCATGAACGGCATACAAAAGTTCCAAATTCACAGAGAAGACAAGTTGACAGATAGGCTTTCATTTGCacatatttg tttCAATCAACTGGATTTGCCAGTGTACGAGACGTATGATAAACTCTAA
- the LOC105206376 gene encoding geranylgeranyl pyrophosphate synthase-like: protein MATIFRSPHPFIRTYFYKIIKPFCFFYRLDDIQDKSTFRGDFPVANSIYGISFTINSANYAQINVLEKLGTIHPEAIKITIEGLQEFYRGQGLDMYWKENFICPSEEEYKTMTRKCGWFPRLAYKLMKLFSSYEEDLSPLIDIIALYYQINDDYWNLCQETDDHNYCSDLTEGKLSFPVIHAIRKNPDDNQILNILKQRTTDRKMKRYCVNLLENFGSLKYTKDVLEKLKKEIKIEIERLGGNPRFLSFLALKNCKSTIP from the exons ATGGCGACAATTTTCCGGTCTCCACACCC ATTTATtcgaacatatttttataaaataataaaacctttttgtttcttttatagaTTAGACGATATTCAAGATAAGTCTACTTTTCGAGGAGATTTTCCCGTAGCCAATTCCATTTATGGAATTAGTTTTACGATAAATTCTGCCAACTACGCACAAATAAATGTGTTAGAAAAATTGGGCACCATCCATCCTGAg gCAATTAAGATAACCATAGAAGGATTGCAAGAATTTTATAGAGGTCAAGGATTGGACATGTAttggaaagaaaattttatctgtCCAAGCGAAGAGGAATATAAAACGATGACAAGaa aatgtGGTTGGTTTCCAAGATTGGCATATaagttaatgaaattattttcttcgtaCGAAGAAGATTTATCGCCGTTAATAgatattattgcattatattatcAGATAAATGACGATTACTGGAATTTGTGTCAG gaAACTGATGATCATAATTACTGCTCTGATTTAACCGAAGGAAAGTTAAGCTTTCCTGTAATTCACGCAATTAGAAAAAATCCCGACGATAATCAAATACTAA atattttaaaacaacGAACAACCGACAGAAAAATGAAACGATACTGCGTCAACTTACTAGAAAATTTTGGTTCTCTCAAATACACAAAAGATGTACTTGAGAAattaaagaaggaaataaaaatagaaattgaacGTTTAGGGGGAAATCCACGTTTCCTGAGTTTCCTGGCTTTGAAGAATTGTAAAAGTACTATACCATAA
- the LOC120357560 gene encoding uncharacterized protein LOC120357560 produces MDLQDIAVVHTCGICETIIDQNDIPMHDCIRAYKKFFVDNNYYFYPVTGDNRIVRRSLVNNKEVVLPVREKISGTITTLSSNELQAEKENRSHNERDKIAKSTLNYDDEELLILLVQERRPLWDFTIPLEQRCQRITKKLWDEVSETLRGKLSGEEAKKNLKIYMTPIDE; encoded by the exons ATGGATCTGCAAGAT ataGCTGTTGTACATACCTGCGGGATATGTGAAACAATTATTGATCAAAACGACATTCCGATGCATGATTGTATAAGAGCATACAAAAAGTTCTTCGtggataataattattatttttatccagtaacag gTGATAATCGCATTGTTCGACGAAGCCTTGTCAATAACAAAGAAGTCGTCTTGCCGGTTCGTGAAAAGATTAGTG GAACTATAACAACACTTTCGTCAAACGAATTACAAGCTGAAAAGGAAAATAGGTCTCATAATGAGAGAGACAAAATCGCAAAGTCTACATTAAATTACGATGACGaggaacttttaattttattagttcaAGAACGAAGGCCCCTGTGGGATTTTACTATTCCATTAGAACAGCGATGTCAACGCATAACAAAAAAACTCTGGGATGAAGTGTCAGAAACATTGAGAG gtAAACTTAGTGGTgaagaagcaaaaaaaaatttaaaaatttacatgacGCCTATAGACGAATAA